One window of Mucilaginibacter inviolabilis genomic DNA carries:
- a CDS encoding PKD domain-containing protein: MKKVLDIISVFSIAAILFAGCKKDKAAPKVEPDVPKPTAGFTAARTDSVDFLSYQFTSTSTNYTDILWQFGDDSTSAEKAPKHRYAFDGLYHVVLTARNSQGYSAAREIILNVADPNFDRTKVGESYFATIGGTLTVSRDNGGGPTAGEGSLKVVDGDPNTKFFQSGFSGDLVMKFELKTPAVAGAYTMTSANDSPDRDPKSWVLQGSEDGIRWINLHSKNNESFPNRLQRIIYHFNNNVAYKFYRISIKANNGARDFQMAEWTVNKKQP, translated from the coding sequence ATGAAAAAGGTATTAGATATTATATCTGTATTTTCAATAGCGGCAATATTATTTGCCGGATGTAAAAAAGATAAAGCAGCACCTAAGGTTGAGCCGGATGTGCCTAAGCCAACAGCAGGATTCACAGCTGCCCGCACAGATAGTGTTGACTTTTTAAGTTATCAGTTTACCAGCACCTCAACCAATTACACCGATATATTGTGGCAGTTTGGGGATGATAGCACGTCGGCAGAAAAAGCACCGAAACACAGGTATGCTTTTGATGGTTTGTATCACGTAGTATTAACCGCAAGAAACTCTCAGGGATATTCAGCTGCCAGGGAGATAATACTAAATGTAGCCGATCCAAACTTTGACCGGACCAAGGTTGGTGAAAGCTATTTTGCTACCATAGGAGGCACGTTAACGGTATCGCGCGATAATGGAGGCGGACCTACGGCTGGCGAAGGCTCATTAAAAGTTGTTGATGGCGATCCCAATACTAAGTTTTTCCAATCGGGTTTCTCCGGCGATCTGGTGATGAAATTTGAGCTTAAAACACCAGCAGTAGCAGGTGCCTACACTATGACATCTGCAAATGACTCGCCAGACCGTGACCCCAAAAGCTGGGTACTCCAGGGCTCTGAAGATGGTATACGCTGGATAAATTTGCACAGCAAAAACAATGAGAGTTTCCCAAATCGTTTGCAACGGATTATATACCACTTTAACAACAATGTAGCATACAAATTTTACAGGATAAGCATTAAGGCCAATAATGGTGCCCGTGATTTTCAAATGGCTGAGTGGACGGTTAACAAAAAGCAACCATAA
- a CDS encoding PA14 domain-containing protein, whose translation MKKYKYSLLIGLFILLAGACRQNDLNDLSPVKNTDRDISGAGTNNGGITADNETVKVPFKISLSGPASKAFQVGITLNNDTVNKLIANGTLKNTIVLPAGAIDYSSVINVLFGADTAMSVATIRLSAIEANYGKNVAFAFKLTDPGKGNQIKGGQSNILVVLDTKAIVKESDIHYLSLLNGGGIMDVDYQKNYTTSPAGITIPLTINLAGVPAGAFNVKVKLNMDTIATLVNSKVLPDNTIALKPDQFTIDTLIRVNSNAATAQIRLSIGWPIFDANITANKRFGFVVSLAGPTKHILHPTNSKLIVLVQPGVNLDNNSYITGSGTGLKAEYFSNNQQLDFDGRKPDLIRIEPTIDWPNDGVWQPTIPNISHDNCSTRWTGEFLAPVRGEYVFWQNEWDDGSRLFIDGKAIINDFTTEWDKDSRTAKIFLERGKRYKIEADHRQNGGGKRARLTFEVPSAGINGRRIVPQSQLYPAP comes from the coding sequence ATGAAAAAATATAAGTATAGTTTGCTTATAGGATTGTTTATACTGCTGGCAGGAGCCTGCAGGCAAAATGATCTGAATGATTTAAGTCCGGTTAAAAACACAGATAGGGACATTTCTGGTGCAGGCACCAATAATGGTGGTATAACTGCAGACAATGAAACTGTTAAGGTCCCATTTAAAATATCATTGTCAGGGCCGGCAAGTAAAGCTTTTCAGGTGGGTATCACCCTTAATAATGATACCGTAAATAAGTTGATCGCCAATGGAACGCTAAAAAATACAATAGTATTACCAGCAGGAGCAATTGATTATTCAAGCGTAATTAATGTGTTATTTGGGGCTGATACTGCTATGTCGGTCGCTACCATCAGGTTATCGGCTATTGAGGCCAATTATGGCAAAAATGTAGCTTTTGCATTTAAACTAACCGACCCGGGTAAGGGTAACCAAATCAAAGGCGGGCAATCAAATATATTGGTAGTGCTTGATACTAAAGCCATTGTTAAGGAAAGTGATATTCACTACCTGTCACTTTTAAATGGTGGTGGTATTATGGATGTTGATTATCAGAAAAACTATACCACATCACCGGCTGGTATTACAATTCCTCTAACCATAAACCTGGCGGGTGTTCCAGCTGGAGCATTCAATGTTAAAGTAAAATTAAACATGGATACCATAGCTACTCTTGTAAACAGCAAGGTGCTGCCTGATAATACCATCGCCCTCAAGCCAGATCAGTTTACAATTGACACATTGATAAGAGTAAACTCCAATGCAGCTACCGCGCAAATACGTTTATCAATAGGTTGGCCTATTTTTGACGCCAACATAACAGCCAATAAACGCTTTGGCTTTGTGGTGAGTCTGGCCGGCCCAACAAAGCATATTTTACACCCTACAAACAGTAAATTGATTGTTTTGGTACAGCCCGGTGTAAATCTCGATAATAACTCATATATAACCGGTAGTGGCACCGGTTTAAAAGCTGAATATTTTTCAAATAATCAACAGCTTGATTTTGATGGCAGAAAACCAGATCTGATACGAATAGAACCTACTATTGATTGGCCAAATGATGGGGTTTGGCAGCCTACAATACCAAACATAAGTCATGATAATTGTTCGACCCGATGGACGGGTGAGTTTCTTGCCCCCGTGCGAGGGGAATATGTTTTTTGGCAAAACGAGTGGGACGACGGATCGAGATTATTTATCGACGGCAAAGCCATTATCAATGATTTTACTACAGAGTGGGATAAAGACAGCCGTACCGCCAAGATATTCTTAGAACGCGGAAAACGTTATAAAATAGAAGCGGACCACCGTCAAAATGGTGGAGGAAAACGGGCGAGGCTAACTTTTGAAGTGCCATCAGCGGGCATTAATGGCCGAAGAATAGTACCGCAAAGCCAATTATATCCGGCTCCGTAA